AGATCTTGTCCAGATTAGATGCATGTGCTGAGGCGTTAAAAAGCGGTAAGGCCATCGCTCCATGGAAGAAGTTGTACCTGGGAATCGACCTGGGGACCACGAACATCGTGGTTGTGGCCTTGAACGAAAATGGCGAGCCAGTAGCTGCGTCGATGACATCGTCTACAGAAATAATACGAGACGGTGTAGTGGTTGATTACTGGCGGGCCATAAAGGAGACGGAGAAGAACATAGAGGTGATTTGCTCGAAGCTGGGGGTCTCCCTGGATAGGCTTTTGGAAAATTCCGTCGGAGCTTCGGCGTATCCTCCGGGCATATCTCCCAGGACGGCCCAAGTCTGTGCCAACGTAGTGGAGGCTTTAGAGATTCCATGCAAGGGCCTGTATGAGGAGCCAGTAGCTGCAGCAAGAGCGCTGAACATGGAAGAAGGCGTGATAGTGGACGTAGGTGGAGGTACGACGGGAATAGCGATCTTCAAGGAGGGAGCGGTCACATACTCCGCCGACGAGCCTACAGGGGGGACACACATGACATTGGTGATCTCTGGCAGGATGGGGCTTTCCTTTGAAGAAGCCGAGGAGAAAAAGCGAGTCAAGGCCAATCACAAGTTTTTGAGGCCCATATTGGTTCCCGTCGTGGAAAAGATGGCCACCATAGTCAAAGAACATTTACATAAGGCTTCTTGGGATTTTTCAGGCGATCCAATATATCTGGTCGGTGGAGGAGCGGACATCGAAGGTGCTGAAGAAGTGTTTTCGTCCATCGTCCAATATCCTGTGAAGCTTGCAAAGCATTGTCTTTTGGTTACCCCGTTGGGCATAGCGTCCATGCTCTGGGAAGAACAGTGCGAAAAGATGGTGAAAGAAGATGCAGCGCACGTTAATTGATCGTCTCGTAGAGGAGGTCATATCGAGGCTGTCCAAACCGAGGGTGGCTTTTTTGTGGGGCAGTGGTGAGGCACCTAATAAGGCCTTGGAAACTGAGGCTTTTAACGCCGTCCACTACCTGCCAGCGGAAAGCTGTTTTTCGCCTTTGAGCCATCTTAGGCCCTGTTACTTTTTGGATCGTTTGGAAGACATCAAAAAGGAAGTAAAGACGCTGGATTTTTTAGTGGCCTTGCAGGTTTCACCTGCGGTGCTGCAGGAATTGTGTTCGGCTTTTCCCATAAGCAATATCAGCCTTTTTATCTCTTGTTTTATAGATGCAGGAAAGCCTGTGATCATGGATTTGCGTGCCATAAGAGAAAGGTACGAATGGGGCGGCTTAATGCAGAAGTTATTTGAAGCAAGGCTCAGGGAGCTTAGGAGCTTGGGAGTGGTTTTTGTCGATAAAAAGGTTTCTTCTGAAACAACTAGCGCGCCGCAGGGCGAGGGAAAAAGCTTGGTACTAAAAGATAAAGGTTGGCTTGCCTGGAGCGAAGTTAGCGGAATGCTTCCTGGTGGTTGTAGGGCTTTGGTGCTCAAAGGTGATACGAAACTTAGTTTTGAAGCAATCTCCAGGCTAAGGGAGCAAGGTGTTATGGTCACAAGAGAGGAAGGATAGAGATGGCTATTTCTGCTCGGCTGGTAGTCAAGCCCACAGAAGCGCTTTTAGAGGTCTTAAAGAGCAGGTTGAGACCTCGGGTGGTTAAAGATTTTAACGGGGCAGGGGCATTGCTGCTCATTCAGGGAGCGGTTGTGGATGTTTTGGCGGCCATAGATGTGGCGACCAAGGCTTCCAACGTCAAAGCCTCTGAAGTTGTAGGTAACTGCCCGCAGCAGCTTAATACCGTTGTATTTTGGGGAAGTGTATCGGATGTGAAGCAGGCTCTTTCAGCCTTGAAGGAATGGGGAGATGTTAAGCCATGAAGATAGGTAAGGTCATAGGCCATGTGGTTTCCACGAAAAAGGACGAAAGGCTAGTGGGGTTCAAGCTTTTGGTGGTGCAGGTGCTTCACCCCACGAAGGAAGGCGATTTGGGAGTGAGGGAGGACAAGTACCACGTAGCGGTAGATTTGGTGGGCGCTGGTGTAGGAGAGCTGGTCCTTCTGTGTTCTGGTAGCTCTGCCAGGGTCTCTGCCAGCGAAGAGAAGGGCGCCCCGGTGGACGAGGCGATAGTGGGAATAATTGATACCGTGGATTTTAATCTGTAGAGGTGAAATTTAAGGTGCGGATATATACAAGGCAGGGAGATCGAGGAGAGACCCATTTAGCCGATGGCAGCAAGGTTTCGAAGGATCATCCTGCGATAGTGTTGAACGGCCATATAGACAAGGCGGTTTCTGTTCTTGGCGCTGCCAGGAGCACCGCTCCAGAGGTTCTGAAGGAAGAAATAAAGGCCCTTCAGGAGATGCTCATGAGTTTAATGGCCTTCGTTGCGAGAGGTTCCAAGGAATATGAGCTTCCAGGCGTAGAAAGTCTGGAGTCGAAGATAGATTCTATTCAGGAAAGGTATCCCTTCGATTGTTATTCGAAGGTTTTAGATGTGTTCAATAAAGGCAAGTTTGTGGTTCCTGGAGAAAGCTTGTGTGAATCCTTGCTCCATGTGGCAAGGACGGTGGTCAGGGAGGCAGAACGCTATGCCCTCCAGGCAGCTAAAAAGCAGGCTTTGGACGAAAGGCTTGTGCCTTTTCTTAACAGGCTGTCGGACTACATCTGTGTCCTTGCTATAGCTGCCGTATTTGAAGATTTTGTCTCCCGCATAACGCAAATAGTTATGAGGGAATTAGCGAAATATGGAAATTTTAACCTTAATAAAACTGGTGGGGGTGCAGGAACTATGTACAGCAAGGGTATGAATTTGGATTTGGCGCTTAAATTTGTAGATGCTGCCACGAAAAGGGCGTCGGAGATAGGGGTTCCTATGGTTATAGCTGTAGTCGATGAGAGTGGGGTTCTTACTGCCTATTCCAGGATGGACGGGGCGCTTTTGGTAAGTTGTGACTTGGCCATCAAGAAGGCAAAAACGGCAGTATCCCTCCGCATGCCAACCGACAAAGTTGCAGAGCTCGTTCAGCCTGGCAAGCCTTTGTATGGCCTTCAGTCGGACTCCAACCTTTGCTGTTTCGGCGGAGGGTTCCCCATCAAAAAGGATGGAAAGGTAATAGGTGCTATTGGGGTCAGCGGAGGCAGCGTAGAAGAAGATATGGACGTTGCCCAGTATGCCTTGTCTGTCTCTTCGGCGTTTTAGCGAAGTTTCCTACATGGGTTTGCAGGGGGTGTATGGCTTTGAGAGAGCAGGATATAAAACAGATTGTCGCTAAGGTTTTGGAGGAGCTGAAAGACCAAGTAGGCTCACTGGAAAAAAGCAGGACAAACCAGGCTTCTTACTGCTATGGCGATGTGGACGATGCCGTGGAAATGGCCGTCAAGGCCCAGAAGATATGGCAGTGGGAGTACAGCTTGGAGGAAAAAAAGAGAATAATAGACGGGCTTAAAAAGTTTTTATTGGATTACGTTGAGGAACTTGCGGTTTTGGCCGTCGAGGATACAGATATGGGCAGGGTAGATGACAAGATAGCCAAAAACAAACTTGCTATAGAGAAAACTCCCGGCCCTGAATTTTTTACCACCAAGGCCACTTCAGGAGACAATGGCTTGGTTTTGGAGGAGCTTTCTCCTTTTGGGGTTATAGCCTCCATAACTCCTTCTACCAACCCCACGGCTTCGGTGATAAATAACACCATCTGCATGATCTCAGGTGGAAATGCCGTTGTCTTTGCTCCTCATCCTTCGGCCGTCAAGTGTTCTTTGAGAAGCTGCGAGCTGATCAATCAATACTTGACGTCCCAGGGCGTTCCCACTGGGTTGGTATCGAGCCTTTCCATAGCGACCCTGGAAAATGCCCAAAAGCTCATGACCCACAAGGACGTAAGGCTGATTTCTGCCACCGGTGGTCCAGGTGTCGTGAAGGCCGCTTTGAGCTCTGGCAAACCTGCCATCGGTGCGGGCCCAGGCAACCCGCCTGTTATTGTGGACGAGACGGCTCATTTGGAGAAGACCGCAAAGGACGTCATAGCAGGCTGTTCCTTTGACAACAATCTGCCCTGCATAGCTGAGAAGGAGCTTATAGTGGTCAACTGCGTTGCGGACCAGCTTAAAAGGTACATGCTGGAGAACGGTGCCTTCGAGCTCAAGGGCGGTGACGTGGAAAAGTTGAAAAAACTTGTCCTGACCGAGGATGGAAAGCCCAATAAGAGTTATGTCGGCAAGGATGCGGTGCGCATATTGGCCGATATAGGCATAAAGGTTCCAGAGAGCATCAGGGTAATTTTGGTTGAGGCAGAAGAAAAAGATCCTCTCGTGCAGGAAGAGATGCTCATGCCCGTATTGCCGATGGTGAGAGTGTCGGACTTCGAAGAGGGGCTTATGATGGCCTTGAGGGTAGAACACGGCTTCAGGCATTCGGCAGCTATCCACAGCACCAACATAGACAACATGAGCAGGATGGCAAGGGCCATGGAGACCACTATTTTCACTAAAAACGCCCCTTCCTTTGCCTCCATAGGTTTCGGCGGCGACTGCCCTACGGCGTTTACCATAGCTACCACTACAGGCCAGGGGCCCACAACACCTCTTTCCTTCTGCAGGGTGAGGCGCTGCCTGCTGCATGGGGCGTTCAGGATAGTTTAGCCCTGATGGGGGAATAGGAAATGATTTCAAAGGATGAACTTTTAAAAGCTGTATTTGAGGCAGGTGTCGTGGGAGCAGGTGGAGCAGGCTTTCCCACCCATGTAAAGTTGAAGGCCGATGGCATAGATACCTATGTAATTAACGGTGTGGAGTGCGAGCCCCTTTTGTTTAAGGATAAGCACCTCATGAGAGAAGAAAGCCAATTTTTGGTGGACTCTGCCAGAGAGGTTGCAGAGGCAATCGGCGCAAAGAGGGCTGTTTTCGTGCTCAAGGAAAAATATAAAGAGGAAATAGAAAGCCTTAGAAAGGCTGGGGGAGAGGTGATCCCCATAAGGGATTACTATCCTGCTGGTGATGAGGTCATCTTGATCAGGGAGGCTTTGGGCAGGACCGTTCCCGAAGGTGGGCTTCCGCTCATGGTTGGCGTGGTAGTGAGCAATGTAGAGACCTTGTACAACCTTGGAAGGGCGATGGACTCCAAGAGCGTGACCCACAAGTTTGTTACGGTAAGCGGTTACGTGAAAGAGCCTGGTGTTTGGCTTGTCCCTGTAGGGGTTCATGCTTCAAGCCTTATAAAAGCCTGTGGCGGTATCACCATTGAGGACCCGTGGTACATAGATGGAGGTCCAATGACGGGTAAATACCGCAAGGACCTGGACTTCGTGGTCAGCAAGACCACAAGTGGCATAATTGTGGTTCCCGGTGATTCGGCTTTAGTCAAATACGAGACCATGCCGGTTGAAATTATGTTGAAGCAGGCCAAGTACGCATGTATTCAGTGCAACCAGTGTACATTGGTGTGTTCCAGAAAGCTTGTTGGCTATGACCTTAAGCCCCACATGATAATGCGGGCCATGGCGTACAACAAGTTGGCGGACATATCTGTTTTAAAGAGTGCCTTCTTATGTTCCGAGTGCAACCTGTGCAGTGGCTTGCATGCCTGTCCTATGCAGCTTTCTCCAAGGAGGGTGAACCAGCAGCTTAAGGCCATATTGCGGCAGCAGGGAGTGAAGCCGGAATTTCAAAAGCGCGATATGCAGATGGACCTCATGAGGGATTACAGGCTCCTTCCTTCCGGCAGGCTAAAAAGGCGAATAGGCCTTGATAAGTTTCCGGAGGAGCTGCCTTTCAGGGGCGTTTTTAAGGATTTTGACGAAGTTTTTGTGCCTTTCTTGCAGCACATAGGCCGCCCGTGCGTTCCTGCAGTCAGTGAGGGAGATTTTGTGGCGGCAGGCCAGGCATTGGGTTTTCCGCCAGAGGGTGCCTTAGGAGCGGCAGTTCATTCTTCTATCGATGGAGTTGTCCTCAGTGTGACTGCTGAAGGGGTAAAAATAAAGAAAGTTGATATGGAGTGATATTAGATGGAAAAAGCCTTGGCGACCATAGAAAGTATCAGCGTGGCGAGGGGATACCAAATAGCAGACAGCATGCTGAAATCTGCGAGCATTTCCCTTTATTATGCTTCCACTACATGTCCAGGCAAGTTTTTGATCATAGTTGGAGGGCAGGTTAGCGCTGTAAAGACAGCCCTAAACAGGGCATTGGACGTAGGCAAGGAGATGGTGGTGGATTATATGTTCCTGCCCAACATACATCCCCAGGTCATTTCCGCTCTTACTTGTTCGACAGAGGTGAAGGATATAAAGGACTTAGGGGTGGTTGAAGCCATGTCTGCACCGTCTGTTTTGGAGGCAGCGGACGCAGCGGTTAAGGCTTCAAGGGTGAATTTGATAGAGGTAAGAGTGGGTAGAGGCATGGGGTCGAAGAGCTTTTTCTCTGTGACTGGCGATATCTCCGACGTGAAAAATGCAGTGAAGGCTGCAGAGGGGGTGATTTCTTCTCGGGGGCTTTTGGTGGAGGCAGTGGTCATAAGCAGGCCGCACAAGGACCTGGTTGGCGTTTTGGGTTAGTAATTTTTAGAGAAGTAGAGTAAGCCCGATAAATAAAAATGGGAGGGGTCAGTATGGGAACCAAAGTAATGATATCACCTAGCAAGTATGTTCAGGGAGCCGGAGCACTGGCAGAGATAGGCGCGCAGGCAAAGCACCTGGGTAAGAAAGCCTTTGTAATAGGCGGCAAAAGGGCAATGTCCACTTCCAAGGGCATTGTCGAGGAAAGCTTCAAGAAAGAGGGCATAGAGGCTATTTTTGAGCATTTCAATGGAGAGTGCTGTGATCCTGAGATAAACAGGCTGAAGAAGATAGCAGAGGACAATGCCATTGAATTCGTTGTTGCCGTAGGTGGAGGTAAGGTGATAGACACAGCCAAGGCCATAGCTGCAATGATGGGAAAGCCTGTGGTAATAGTCCCCACCATAGCTGCTACCGATGCCCCATGCAGCGCATTGTCGGTCATTTACACCGAAGACGGCGTATTTGACAGGTATTTTGTTTTGCCCAAAAACCCGGATCTAGTGTTGGTAGATACTTCCATCATAGCCAAGGCGCCAGTGAGGTTTTTGGTATCCGGTATGGGAGATGCTCTGGCCACGTGGTTTGAGGCTGATTCATGCTTCAGGTCCTCTGCCAAGAACTTGCCGGGCGGGTATTCCACGGCCACTGCTTTGAGCCTTGCCAGGCTATGTTATGACATTTTGATGGAGTACGGCAAGATGGCCAAGCTTTCCGTAGAGAAGGGCGTAGCTTCCCCTGCGGTAGAAAAGGTAGTTGAGGCAAACACCCTGCTGAGCGGAATAGGCTTTGAAAGCTCTGGCCTTGCCGCGGCTCATGCTATCCATGATGGCTTTACTATCTTGGAAGAGACCCACAGCGTATATCACGGAGAAAAAGTGTCATTTGGAACCCTGGTGCACATTGTCCTCGAGGACAGGTCTTGGGAGCAGATAGAGGAGGTCATGAATTTCTGTGTTGAAGTGGGCCTGCCTATAACGTTAAAGCAGATTGGTGTAGTTGACCCCACGCCGGAAAAGATAATGAAGGTGGCAGAGAAGACCTGCGAGCCGGGAATGTTGATCCACAACATGCCATTCGAGGTAACTCCTAAGATGCTCTTTGATGCCATCTTTGCAGCCGACGCCATAGGCACAAATTACCTGAAGGAAAGAGGCATGGAGGTATAAAAGTTCAAGAAGGGAAAATTATTTCTATAGATACACAGGCCGCCACCGGGCAAAATCCGCCTGATGGCGGCTTTTTATTCAACACAGCAAGTATACTTAATTAAACATGAACGACCATTGACCAGCCTTAAATATGTCTTTAGAATGGTTTATTATCGGATACTGTACTGATTAGGTTTCCCCGTAGATAGATGCTTGCAGATATTCCAGAATAAAGGGGCGCTTGTATTTAAAAAAGGATTGGTCCAGGTAACTCTAGAGAGGATGGTACTTGTATTTGTGATGGATCTAGCAGCAGCAATAACCCAAAGGGATACAAAGGATAATTTAGGCGGGCCCAAAGCCCGCCTAAATTCATCAAGGGGGTAACTTTACGCAGCCTGGGTGTTTTGGGCTGGGTTAGTTTCTTTATTCTGCTTCCCAAATACACCTAGAT
The DNA window shown above is from Thermovirga lienii DSM 17291 and carries:
- a CDS encoding Ethanolamine utilization protein EutN/carboxysome structural protein Ccml (PFAM: Ethanolamine utilisation protein EutN/carboxysome~COGs: COG4576 Carbon dioxide concentrating mechanism/carboxysome shell protein~InterPro IPR004992~KEGG: cbe:Cbei_4055 ethanolamine utilization protein EutN/carboxysome structural protein CcmL~PFAM: Ethanolamine utilization protein EutN/carboxysome structural protein Ccml~SPTR: Carbon dioxide concentrating mechanism protein CcmL) is translated as MKIGKVIGHVVSTKKDERLVGFKLLVVQVLHPTKEGDLGVREDKYHVAVDLVGAGVGELVLLCSGSSARVSASEEKGAPVDEAIVGIIDTVDFNL
- a CDS encoding ethanolamine utilization protein EutJ family protein (PFAM: Cell division protein FtsA~TIGRFAM: ethanolamine utilization protein EutJ family protein~COGs: COG4820 Ethanolamine utilization protein possible chaperonin~InterPro IPR013366: IPR018484~KEGG: tjr:TherJR_0626 ethanolamine utilization protein EutJ family protein~PFAM: Carbohydrate kinase, FGGY-like~SPTR: Ethanolamine utilization protein EutJ;~TIGRFAM: ethanolamine utilization protein EutJ family protein), translating into MSRLDACAEALKSGKAIAPWKKLYLGIDLGTTNIVVVALNENGEPVAASMTSSTEIIRDGVVVDYWRAIKETEKNIEVICSKLGVSLDRLLENSVGASAYPPGISPRTAQVCANVVEALEIPCKGLYEEPVAAARALNMEEGVIVDVGGGTTGIAIFKEGAVTYSADEPTGGTHMTLVISGRMGLSFEEAEEKKRVKANHKFLRPILVPVVEKMATIVKEHLHKASWDFSGDPIYLVGGGADIEGAEEVFSSIVQYPVKLAKHCLLVTPLGIASMLWEEQCEKMVKEDAAHVN
- a CDS encoding ATP/cobalamin adenosyltransferase (PFAM: Domain of unknown function (DUF336); Cobalamin adenosyltransferase~TIGRFAM: ATP:cob(I)alamin adenosyltransferase~COGs: COG2096 conserved hypothetical protein~InterPro IPR017858: IPR002779: IPR005624~KEGG: tjr:TherJR_0629 ATP/cobalamin adenosyltransferase~PFAM: protein of unknown function DUF336; cobalamin adenosyltransferase~SPTR: ATP/cobalamin adenosyltransferase;~TIGRFAM: ATP/cobalamin adenosyltransferase); amino-acid sequence: MRIYTRQGDRGETHLADGSKVSKDHPAIVLNGHIDKAVSVLGAARSTAPEVLKEEIKALQEMLMSLMAFVARGSKEYELPGVESLESKIDSIQERYPFDCYSKVLDVFNKGKFVVPGESLCESLLHVARTVVREAERYALQAAKKQALDERLVPFLNRLSDYICVLAIAAVFEDFVSRITQIVMRELAKYGNFNLNKTGGGAGTMYSKGMNLDLALKFVDAATKRASEIGVPMVIAVVDESGVLTAYSRMDGALLVSCDLAIKKAKTAVSLRMPTDKVAELVQPGKPLYGLQSDSNLCCFGGGFPIKKDGKVIGAIGVSGGSVEEDMDVAQYALSVSSAF
- a CDS encoding Respiratory-chain NADH dehydrogenase domain 51 kDa subunit (PFAM: Respiratory-chain NADH dehydrogenase 51 Kd subunit; SLBB domain~COGs: COG4656 NADH:ubiquinone oxidoreductase subunit RnfC~InterPro IPR011538: IPR019554: IPR017054~KEGG: drm:Dred_1302 respiratory-chain NADH dehydrogenase domain-containing protein~PFAM: Respiratory-chain NADH dehydrogenase domain 51 kDa subunit; Soluble ligand binding domain~SPTR: Respiratory-chain NADH dehydrogenase domain 51 kDa subunit), translated to MISKDELLKAVFEAGVVGAGGAGFPTHVKLKADGIDTYVINGVECEPLLFKDKHLMREESQFLVDSAREVAEAIGAKRAVFVLKEKYKEEIESLRKAGGEVIPIRDYYPAGDEVILIREALGRTVPEGGLPLMVGVVVSNVETLYNLGRAMDSKSVTHKFVTVSGYVKEPGVWLVPVGVHASSLIKACGGITIEDPWYIDGGPMTGKYRKDLDFVVSKTTSGIIVVPGDSALVKYETMPVEIMLKQAKYACIQCNQCTLVCSRKLVGYDLKPHMIMRAMAYNKLADISVLKSAFLCSECNLCSGLHACPMQLSPRRVNQQLKAILRQQGVKPEFQKRDMQMDLMRDYRLLPSGRLKRRIGLDKFPEELPFRGVFKDFDEVFVPFLQHIGRPCVPAVSEGDFVAAGQALGFPPEGALGAAVHSSIDGVVLSVTAEGVKIKKVDME
- a CDS encoding iron-containing alcohol dehydrogenase (PFAM: Iron-containing alcohol dehydrogenase~COGs: COG0371 Glycerol dehydrogenase~InterPro IPR016160: IPR018211: IPR001670: IPR016205~KEGG: tjr:TherJR_0633 iron-containing alcohol dehydrogenase~PFAM: iron-containing alcohol dehydrogenase~SPTR: Iron-containing alcohol dehydrogenase), with protein sequence MGTKVMISPSKYVQGAGALAEIGAQAKHLGKKAFVIGGKRAMSTSKGIVEESFKKEGIEAIFEHFNGECCDPEINRLKKIAEDNAIEFVVAVGGGKVIDTAKAIAAMMGKPVVIVPTIAATDAPCSALSVIYTEDGVFDRYFVLPKNPDLVLVDTSIIAKAPVRFLVSGMGDALATWFEADSCFRSSAKNLPGGYSTATALSLARLCYDILMEYGKMAKLSVEKGVASPAVEKVVEANTLLSGIGFESSGLAAAHAIHDGFTILEETHSVYHGEKVSFGTLVHIVLEDRSWEQIEEVMNFCVEVGLPITLKQIGVVDPTPEKIMKVAEKTCEPGMLIHNMPFEVTPKMLFDAIFAADAIGTNYLKERGMEV
- a CDS encoding hypothetical protein (KEGG: ava:Ava_4746 amino acid adenylation~SPTR: Putative uncharacterized protein) translates to MQRTLIDRLVEEVISRLSKPRVAFLWGSGEAPNKALETEAFNAVHYLPAESCFSPLSHLRPCYFLDRLEDIKKEVKTLDFLVALQVSPAVLQELCSAFPISNISLFISCFIDAGKPVIMDLRAIRERYEWGGLMQKLFEARLRELRSLGVVFVDKKVSSETTSAPQGEGKSLVLKDKGWLAWSEVSGMLPGGCRALVLKGDTKLSFEAISRLREQGVMVTREEG
- a CDS encoding microcompartments protein (PFAM: BMC domain~COGs: COG4577 Carbon dioxide concentrating mechanism/carboxysome shell protein~InterPro IPR000249: IPR011238~KEGG: ckr:CKR_0770 hypothetical protein~PFAM: microcompartments protein~SPTR: Bacterial microcompartments protein), which gives rise to MEKALATIESISVARGYQIADSMLKSASISLYYASTTCPGKFLIIVGGQVSAVKTALNRALDVGKEMVVDYMFLPNIHPQVISALTCSTEVKDIKDLGVVEAMSAPSVLEAADAAVKASRVNLIEVRVGRGMGSKSFFSVTGDISDVKNAVKAAEGVISSRGLLVEAVVISRPHKDLVGVLG
- a CDS encoding Aldehyde Dehydrogenase (PFAM: Aldehyde dehydrogenase family~COGs: COG1012 NAD-dependent aldehyde dehydrogenase~InterPro IPR015590: IPR012408~KEGG: tjr:TherJR_0630 aldehyde dehydrogenase~PFAM: Aldehyde Dehydrogenase~SPTR: CoA-dependent propionaldehyde dehydrogenase), coding for MREQDIKQIVAKVLEELKDQVGSLEKSRTNQASYCYGDVDDAVEMAVKAQKIWQWEYSLEEKKRIIDGLKKFLLDYVEELAVLAVEDTDMGRVDDKIAKNKLAIEKTPGPEFFTTKATSGDNGLVLEELSPFGVIASITPSTNPTASVINNTICMISGGNAVVFAPHPSAVKCSLRSCELINQYLTSQGVPTGLVSSLSIATLENAQKLMTHKDVRLISATGGPGVVKAALSSGKPAIGAGPGNPPVIVDETAHLEKTAKDVIAGCSFDNNLPCIAEKELIVVNCVADQLKRYMLENGAFELKGGDVEKLKKLVLTEDGKPNKSYVGKDAVRILADIGIKVPESIRVILVEAEEKDPLVQEEMLMPVLPMVRVSDFEEGLMMALRVEHGFRHSAAIHSTNIDNMSRMARAMETTIFTKNAPSFASIGFGGDCPTAFTIATTTGQGPTTPLSFCRVRRCLLHGAFRIV
- a CDS encoding microcompartments protein (PFAM: BMC domain~KEGG: amt:Amet_3830 microcompartments protein~SPTR: Putative uncharacterized protein), translated to MAISARLVVKPTEALLEVLKSRLRPRVVKDFNGAGALLLIQGAVVDVLAAIDVATKASNVKASEVVGNCPQQLNTVVFWGSVSDVKQALSALKEWGDVKP